One window of the Sciurus carolinensis chromosome 8, mSciCar1.2, whole genome shotgun sequence genome contains the following:
- the Tmem191c gene encoding transmembrane protein 191C yields MAEPQEQLLQLQKDNRDGRMRKQELEELVRGLEAESESLTGRLQELRERERSLQRRRSQAARALRGEAREAALERAERTRGLLEAAERHKLDLVWGGVPQGGAWPEGRGQDEAGLREKPGPPPRPFSQEQHNQQLQEQWEELSSQLFYYGGEQRSKQRAEQELGTQLVALQKQLEVVEAKYAMQAEDLRQGAQRTEEAWASFQEQSGVLQELQGKVMEAAAALDTSRGGLEPWDSQFRRVQDCSGSLMEEVARADCEKRLFGGAGAGGIRLWALGALQTLLLLPLGFLALPLLYVVLVKPDAVHQGLPHLSSDAAFRRLRYTLSPLLELRARGLLPA; encoded by the exons ATGGCCGAGCCGCAAGAGCAGTTGCTGCAGCTCCAGAAGGACAACCGAGATGGTCGCATGCGGAAGCAGGAGCTAGAGGAGTTGGTGCGCGGGCTCGAGGCCGAGAGCGAGAGCCTCACCGGGCGCCTACAAGAACTGCGCGAGCGCGAGCGCAG TCTGCAACGGAGGCGAAGCCAGGCGGCGCGGGCCCTACGAGGGGAAGCGCGCGAAGCGGCGCTAGAGCGTGCGGAGAGGACGCGTGGACTGCTGGAGGCAGCGGAGCGGCACAAATTGGACCTGGTTTGGGGGGGAGTGCCCCAAGGAGGAGCGTGGCCGGAAGGGCGGGGGCAGGATGAGGCGGGGCTAAGGGAGAAACCTGGTCCGCCCCCTCGACCCTTTTCACAGGAGCAACACAATCAACAGTTGCAGGAGCAGTGGGAGGAGCTGTCAAGTCAG CTCTTTTACTACGGAGGGGAACAGCGGAGTAAGCAGCGCGCGGAGCAGGAGCTCGGGACCCAACTGGTGGCACTGCAG AAACAACTGGAAGTGGTGGAGGCCAAGTATGCCATGCAGGCGGAGGACTTGCGGCAG GGTGCGCAACGGACCGAGGAGGCCTGGGCCAGTTTCCAGGAGCAGAGCGGAGTCCTGCAG GAGCTGCAGGGGAAGGTGATGGAGGCGGCGGCTGCGCTGGACACCTCGCGTGGTGGCCTAGAACC GTGGGACTCTCAGTTTCGCCGGGTGCAGGACTGCTCGGGCTCGCTAATGGAAGAGGTGGCCAGGGCGGACTGT GAGAAGCGGCTGTTCGGAGGTGCGGGGGCCGGGGGCATCAG GCTGTGGGCGCTGGGCGCGCTGCAGACGCTGCTGTTGCTCCCTCTTGGCTTCCTGGCACTGCCACTGCTCTACGTGGTGCTAGTGAAGCCGGACGCCGTCCACCAGGGCCTCCCGCACCTCAGCTCGGATGCTGCCTTCCGCCGACTGCGCTACACACTGTCCCCGCTGCTCGAATTGCGCGCGCGCGGGCTGCTGCCTGCTTAG